A stretch of Carya illinoinensis cultivar Pawnee chromosome 14, C.illinoinensisPawnee_v1, whole genome shotgun sequence DNA encodes these proteins:
- the LOC122294321 gene encoding protein LNK2-like isoform X1, translating into MFDWNDVELDMIWGEGGESGDHIVPYPEASQDYHDKKVCNQQAADIKPSEQRTAGATIALHGRRLESGSDLDTNANNASVFSADSWPDLSLSNAAKTDQDSMGAEVSNNLIGISKYKSSRDAEIFQNTHEDREQGDFVDYEWANIGSFDDFDRIFSNDDPIFGHSSIGNDDALWSSSKDVANSPVKNFPMSVDSTSLESEELRNSSEQLESKSKYLIHEDGSLPFGCVKSEDAALHDLKNAHAMSDPMEYTGNKRMPMVKKRIDMDMVEKTSAATCCLAAENVVNTNEFTDKGSRQTKSLKCRRKSGKNEGKTLSHLYGTWSPSRNPSRKFESQLAPSMLHSPPSSMLGQQRQLPGPESLQYGHVVNPFVAPSAYGNLMNHPAIPVHAHIQPMEQNHQPLLSGYDGTPGCANAVSKSVNTHVKPLTMTPQEKIEKLRRRQQIQAMLAIQKQQQQFSHQVPNTNNSITQRCLHESQTQHFEEADLEVEDISTTMDPNSPVEQDDSNTVSAALDDYSVDRILYKLQDTISKQLDMKLRLCIRDSMFRLAQSAMQRHYASDTSSNNKSSRDEDEVIAEDATNSTNRYSGLPDVETVTNPIDRTLAHLLFHSPLESPGKLPDTPESPKLIPWEQKVPGLVNLSIGCLPECTKSKENFPNQGATNPCTLSEPHQLKNSPCTNTLENASNIEPADGGTMAVEASK; encoded by the exons ATGTTTGATTGGAACGATGTAGAG CTTGATATGATATGGGGTGAGGGTGGCGAGAGTGGTGACCACATTGTACCTTATCCTGAGGCAAGCCAAGATTATCATGACAAAAAGGTCTGCAACCAACAAGCTGCTGACATCAAACCTAGTGAGCAGAGGACTGCTGGGGCAACAATTGCTTTGCATGGAAGAAGGCTGGAGAGTGGTTCTGACCTTGACACCAATGCCAATAATGCTTCAGTATTCAGCGCAGACTCCTGGCCTGATTTGTCTTTGTCCAATGCTGCCAAAACTGATCAGGATTCCATGGGTGCTGAAGTATCTAACAACCTAATTGGTATAAGCAAATATAAATCATCAAGAG ATGCTGAAATCTTTCAAAATACCCATGAAGATAGAGAGCAAGGTGATTTTGTTGACTATGAATGGGCTAACATCGGAAGCTTTGACGATTTTGATCGAATCTTCAG CAATGATGACCCAATATTTGGCCATTCAAGTATTGGTAATGATGATGCTCTATGGTCTTCTTCGAAGGATGTAGCTAACAGCCCAGTAAAAAATTTCCCAATGTCTGTGGACTCAACAAGTTTGGAGTCGGAAGAACTAAGAAACTCATCTGAGCAATTGGAaagtaaatcaaaatatttgatACATGAGGATGGGTCATTGCCCTTTGGATGCGTGAAATCTGAAGATGCCGCACTGCACGATTTAAAGAATGCACATGCTATGTCGGATCCCATGGAGTATACTGGAAATAAAAGGATGCCCATGGTGAAGAAGCGg ATAGATATGGACATGGTGGAGAAAACCTCTGCAGCAACCTGTTGCCTAGCTGCTGAAAATGTTGTGAACACCAATGAGTTTACAGATAAG GGTTCTAGGCAAACAAAATCGTTGAAATGTCGGAGAAAGTCAGGAAAAAATGAGGGGAAGACATTATCACATTTGTATGGTACCTGGTCTCCCTCGAGAAACCCATCCAGAAAATTCGAGAGCCAATTGGCTCCCTCCATGCTTCACTCTCCTCCCTCTTCGATGCTCGGACAACAGAGGCAGCTTCCAGGGCCTGAGTCATTGCAGTACGGGCATGTTGTCAATCCATTTGTGGCTCCATCAGCATACGGGAATCTCATGAATCATCCTGCCATACCTGTGCATGCTCACATTCAGCCTATGGAACAGAATCACCAACCTTTGCTTTCGGGTTATGATGGTACTCCAGGGTGTGCAAATGCTGTGAGCAAGTCAGTGAACACCCATGTGAAACCTCTGACCATGACACCTcaggaaaaaattgaaaaactaagGAGGCGGCAGCAGATTCAGGCCATGCTTGCCATTCAGAAACAACAGCAACAATTCAGTCATCAAGTCCCTAATACCAATAATTCCATCACTCAAAGATGTCTCCATGAAAGCCAAACTCAGCACTTTGAGGAAGCTGATCTTGAAGTGGAAGATATAAGCACTACTATGGATCCAAACTCACCTGTCGAACAAGATGATTCCAATACAGTCTCTGCAGCGCTTGATGATTATTCGGTGGACAGAATACTTTACAAGCTTCAGGATACCATTTCAAAG CAGTTGGACATGAAATTAAGACTTTGTATACGGGATAGCATGTTCCGGTTGGCTCAAAGTGCAATGCAGAGGCATTATGCTAGCGATACAAGCAGTAATAACAAGAGTAGCAGGGATGAAGATGAAGTTATTGCAGAAGATGCAACCAATAGTACTAACAG GTATTCAGGGTTGCCTGACGTGGAAACAGTGACCAATCCCATAGACCGAACCCTGGCTCATTTGCTCTTTCATAGCCCTCTGGAATCACCAGGAAAACTTCCTGATACACCTGAGTCACCTAAGCTGATTCCATGGGAACAAAAAGTACCAGGCTTAGTAAACTTGTCGATAGGGTGCTTGCCAGAGTGtacaaaaagtaaagaaaactttCCTAACCAAGGAGCTACGAATCCTTGCACATTGTCTGAGCCCCATCAGCTCAAGAACAGCCCTTGCACAAACACTTTAGAGAATGCTTCAAACATTGAGCCTGCAGATGGTGGAACTATGGCGGTTGAAGCCTCTAAATGA
- the LOC122294321 gene encoding protein LNK2-like isoform X3 yields MLDMIWGEGGESGDHIVPYPEASQDYHDKKVCNQQAADIKPSEQRTAGATIALHGRRLESGSDLDTNANNASVFSADSWPDLSLSNAAKTDQDSMGAEVSNNLIGISKYKSSRDAEIFQNTHEDREQGDFVDYEWANIGSFDDFDRIFSNDDPIFGHSSIGNDDALWSSSKDVANSPVKNFPMSVDSTSLESEELRNSSEQLESKSKYLIHEDGSLPFGCVKSEDAALHDLKNAHAMSDPMEYTGNKRMPMVKKRIDMDMVEKTSAATCCLAAENVVNTNEFTDKGSRQTKSLKCRRKSGKNEGKTLSHLYGTWSPSRNPSRKFESQLAPSMLHSPPSSMLGQQRQLPGPESLQYGHVVNPFVAPSAYGNLMNHPAIPVHAHIQPMEQNHQPLLSGYDGTPGCANAVSKSVNTHVKPLTMTPQEKIEKLRRRQQIQAMLAIQKQQQQFSHQVPNTNNSITQRCLHESQTQHFEEADLEVEDISTTMDPNSPVEQDDSNTVSAALDDYSVDRILYKLQDTISKQLDMKLRLCIRDSMFRLAQSAMQRHYASDTSSNNKSSRDEDEVIAEDATNSTNRYSGLPDVETVTNPIDRTLAHLLFHSPLESPGKLPDTPESPKLIPWEQKVPGLVNLSIGCLPECTKSKENFPNQGATNPCTLSEPHQLKNSPCTNTLENASNIEPADGGTMAVEASK; encoded by the exons aTG CTTGATATGATATGGGGTGAGGGTGGCGAGAGTGGTGACCACATTGTACCTTATCCTGAGGCAAGCCAAGATTATCATGACAAAAAGGTCTGCAACCAACAAGCTGCTGACATCAAACCTAGTGAGCAGAGGACTGCTGGGGCAACAATTGCTTTGCATGGAAGAAGGCTGGAGAGTGGTTCTGACCTTGACACCAATGCCAATAATGCTTCAGTATTCAGCGCAGACTCCTGGCCTGATTTGTCTTTGTCCAATGCTGCCAAAACTGATCAGGATTCCATGGGTGCTGAAGTATCTAACAACCTAATTGGTATAAGCAAATATAAATCATCAAGAG ATGCTGAAATCTTTCAAAATACCCATGAAGATAGAGAGCAAGGTGATTTTGTTGACTATGAATGGGCTAACATCGGAAGCTTTGACGATTTTGATCGAATCTTCAG CAATGATGACCCAATATTTGGCCATTCAAGTATTGGTAATGATGATGCTCTATGGTCTTCTTCGAAGGATGTAGCTAACAGCCCAGTAAAAAATTTCCCAATGTCTGTGGACTCAACAAGTTTGGAGTCGGAAGAACTAAGAAACTCATCTGAGCAATTGGAaagtaaatcaaaatatttgatACATGAGGATGGGTCATTGCCCTTTGGATGCGTGAAATCTGAAGATGCCGCACTGCACGATTTAAAGAATGCACATGCTATGTCGGATCCCATGGAGTATACTGGAAATAAAAGGATGCCCATGGTGAAGAAGCGg ATAGATATGGACATGGTGGAGAAAACCTCTGCAGCAACCTGTTGCCTAGCTGCTGAAAATGTTGTGAACACCAATGAGTTTACAGATAAG GGTTCTAGGCAAACAAAATCGTTGAAATGTCGGAGAAAGTCAGGAAAAAATGAGGGGAAGACATTATCACATTTGTATGGTACCTGGTCTCCCTCGAGAAACCCATCCAGAAAATTCGAGAGCCAATTGGCTCCCTCCATGCTTCACTCTCCTCCCTCTTCGATGCTCGGACAACAGAGGCAGCTTCCAGGGCCTGAGTCATTGCAGTACGGGCATGTTGTCAATCCATTTGTGGCTCCATCAGCATACGGGAATCTCATGAATCATCCTGCCATACCTGTGCATGCTCACATTCAGCCTATGGAACAGAATCACCAACCTTTGCTTTCGGGTTATGATGGTACTCCAGGGTGTGCAAATGCTGTGAGCAAGTCAGTGAACACCCATGTGAAACCTCTGACCATGACACCTcaggaaaaaattgaaaaactaagGAGGCGGCAGCAGATTCAGGCCATGCTTGCCATTCAGAAACAACAGCAACAATTCAGTCATCAAGTCCCTAATACCAATAATTCCATCACTCAAAGATGTCTCCATGAAAGCCAAACTCAGCACTTTGAGGAAGCTGATCTTGAAGTGGAAGATATAAGCACTACTATGGATCCAAACTCACCTGTCGAACAAGATGATTCCAATACAGTCTCTGCAGCGCTTGATGATTATTCGGTGGACAGAATACTTTACAAGCTTCAGGATACCATTTCAAAG CAGTTGGACATGAAATTAAGACTTTGTATACGGGATAGCATGTTCCGGTTGGCTCAAAGTGCAATGCAGAGGCATTATGCTAGCGATACAAGCAGTAATAACAAGAGTAGCAGGGATGAAGATGAAGTTATTGCAGAAGATGCAACCAATAGTACTAACAG GTATTCAGGGTTGCCTGACGTGGAAACAGTGACCAATCCCATAGACCGAACCCTGGCTCATTTGCTCTTTCATAGCCCTCTGGAATCACCAGGAAAACTTCCTGATACACCTGAGTCACCTAAGCTGATTCCATGGGAACAAAAAGTACCAGGCTTAGTAAACTTGTCGATAGGGTGCTTGCCAGAGTGtacaaaaagtaaagaaaactttCCTAACCAAGGAGCTACGAATCCTTGCACATTGTCTGAGCCCCATCAGCTCAAGAACAGCCCTTGCACAAACACTTTAGAGAATGCTTCAAACATTGAGCCTGCAGATGGTGGAACTATGGCGGTTGAAGCCTCTAAATGA
- the LOC122294321 gene encoding protein LNK2-like isoform X2, which yields MFDWNDVELDMIWGEGGESGDHIVPYPEASQDYHDKKVCNQQAADIKPSEQRTAGATIALHGRRLESGSDLDTNANNASVFSADSWPDLSLSNAAKTDQDSMGAEVSNNLIGISKYKSSRDAEIFQNTHEDREQGDFVDYEWANIGSFDDFDRIFSNDDPIFGHSSIGNDDALWSSSKDVANSPVKNFPMSVDSTSLESEELRNSSEQLESKSKYLIHEDGSLPFGCVKSEDAALHDLKNAHAMSDPMEYTGNKRMPMVKKRIDMDMVEKTSAATCCLAAENVVNTNEFTDKGSRQTKSLKCRRKSGKNEGKTLSHLYGTWSPSRNPSRKFESQLAPSMLHSPPSSMLGQQRQLPGPESLQYGHVVNPFVAPSAYGNLMNHPAIPVHAHIQPMEQNHQPLLSGYDGTPGCANAVSKSVNTHVKPLTMTPQEKIEKLRRRQQIQAMLAIQKQQQQFSHQVPNTNNSITQRCLHESQTQHFEEADLEVEDISTTMDPNSPVEQDDSNTVSAALDDYSVDRILYKLQDTISKLDMKLRLCIRDSMFRLAQSAMQRHYASDTSSNNKSSRDEDEVIAEDATNSTNRYSGLPDVETVTNPIDRTLAHLLFHSPLESPGKLPDTPESPKLIPWEQKVPGLVNLSIGCLPECTKSKENFPNQGATNPCTLSEPHQLKNSPCTNTLENASNIEPADGGTMAVEASK from the exons ATGTTTGATTGGAACGATGTAGAG CTTGATATGATATGGGGTGAGGGTGGCGAGAGTGGTGACCACATTGTACCTTATCCTGAGGCAAGCCAAGATTATCATGACAAAAAGGTCTGCAACCAACAAGCTGCTGACATCAAACCTAGTGAGCAGAGGACTGCTGGGGCAACAATTGCTTTGCATGGAAGAAGGCTGGAGAGTGGTTCTGACCTTGACACCAATGCCAATAATGCTTCAGTATTCAGCGCAGACTCCTGGCCTGATTTGTCTTTGTCCAATGCTGCCAAAACTGATCAGGATTCCATGGGTGCTGAAGTATCTAACAACCTAATTGGTATAAGCAAATATAAATCATCAAGAG ATGCTGAAATCTTTCAAAATACCCATGAAGATAGAGAGCAAGGTGATTTTGTTGACTATGAATGGGCTAACATCGGAAGCTTTGACGATTTTGATCGAATCTTCAG CAATGATGACCCAATATTTGGCCATTCAAGTATTGGTAATGATGATGCTCTATGGTCTTCTTCGAAGGATGTAGCTAACAGCCCAGTAAAAAATTTCCCAATGTCTGTGGACTCAACAAGTTTGGAGTCGGAAGAACTAAGAAACTCATCTGAGCAATTGGAaagtaaatcaaaatatttgatACATGAGGATGGGTCATTGCCCTTTGGATGCGTGAAATCTGAAGATGCCGCACTGCACGATTTAAAGAATGCACATGCTATGTCGGATCCCATGGAGTATACTGGAAATAAAAGGATGCCCATGGTGAAGAAGCGg ATAGATATGGACATGGTGGAGAAAACCTCTGCAGCAACCTGTTGCCTAGCTGCTGAAAATGTTGTGAACACCAATGAGTTTACAGATAAG GGTTCTAGGCAAACAAAATCGTTGAAATGTCGGAGAAAGTCAGGAAAAAATGAGGGGAAGACATTATCACATTTGTATGGTACCTGGTCTCCCTCGAGAAACCCATCCAGAAAATTCGAGAGCCAATTGGCTCCCTCCATGCTTCACTCTCCTCCCTCTTCGATGCTCGGACAACAGAGGCAGCTTCCAGGGCCTGAGTCATTGCAGTACGGGCATGTTGTCAATCCATTTGTGGCTCCATCAGCATACGGGAATCTCATGAATCATCCTGCCATACCTGTGCATGCTCACATTCAGCCTATGGAACAGAATCACCAACCTTTGCTTTCGGGTTATGATGGTACTCCAGGGTGTGCAAATGCTGTGAGCAAGTCAGTGAACACCCATGTGAAACCTCTGACCATGACACCTcaggaaaaaattgaaaaactaagGAGGCGGCAGCAGATTCAGGCCATGCTTGCCATTCAGAAACAACAGCAACAATTCAGTCATCAAGTCCCTAATACCAATAATTCCATCACTCAAAGATGTCTCCATGAAAGCCAAACTCAGCACTTTGAGGAAGCTGATCTTGAAGTGGAAGATATAAGCACTACTATGGATCCAAACTCACCTGTCGAACAAGATGATTCCAATACAGTCTCTGCAGCGCTTGATGATTATTCGGTGGACAGAATACTTTACAAGCTTCAGGATACCATTTCAAAG TTGGACATGAAATTAAGACTTTGTATACGGGATAGCATGTTCCGGTTGGCTCAAAGTGCAATGCAGAGGCATTATGCTAGCGATACAAGCAGTAATAACAAGAGTAGCAGGGATGAAGATGAAGTTATTGCAGAAGATGCAACCAATAGTACTAACAG GTATTCAGGGTTGCCTGACGTGGAAACAGTGACCAATCCCATAGACCGAACCCTGGCTCATTTGCTCTTTCATAGCCCTCTGGAATCACCAGGAAAACTTCCTGATACACCTGAGTCACCTAAGCTGATTCCATGGGAACAAAAAGTACCAGGCTTAGTAAACTTGTCGATAGGGTGCTTGCCAGAGTGtacaaaaagtaaagaaaactttCCTAACCAAGGAGCTACGAATCCTTGCACATTGTCTGAGCCCCATCAGCTCAAGAACAGCCCTTGCACAAACACTTTAGAGAATGCTTCAAACATTGAGCCTGCAGATGGTGGAACTATGGCGGTTGAAGCCTCTAAATGA
- the LOC122294321 gene encoding protein LNK2-like isoform X4, protein MFDWNDVELDMIWGEGGESGDHIVPYPEASQDYHDKKVCNQQAADIKPSEQRTAGATIALHGRRLESGSDLDTNANNASVFSADSWPDLSLSNAAKTDQDSMGAEVSNNLIDAEIFQNTHEDREQGDFVDYEWANIGSFDDFDRIFSNDDPIFGHSSIGNDDALWSSSKDVANSPVKNFPMSVDSTSLESEELRNSSEQLESKSKYLIHEDGSLPFGCVKSEDAALHDLKNAHAMSDPMEYTGNKRMPMVKKRIDMDMVEKTSAATCCLAAENVVNTNEFTDKGSRQTKSLKCRRKSGKNEGKTLSHLYGTWSPSRNPSRKFESQLAPSMLHSPPSSMLGQQRQLPGPESLQYGHVVNPFVAPSAYGNLMNHPAIPVHAHIQPMEQNHQPLLSGYDGTPGCANAVSKSVNTHVKPLTMTPQEKIEKLRRRQQIQAMLAIQKQQQQFSHQVPNTNNSITQRCLHESQTQHFEEADLEVEDISTTMDPNSPVEQDDSNTVSAALDDYSVDRILYKLQDTISKQLDMKLRLCIRDSMFRLAQSAMQRHYASDTSSNNKSSRDEDEVIAEDATNSTNRYSGLPDVETVTNPIDRTLAHLLFHSPLESPGKLPDTPESPKLIPWEQKVPGLVNLSIGCLPECTKSKENFPNQGATNPCTLSEPHQLKNSPCTNTLENASNIEPADGGTMAVEASK, encoded by the exons ATGTTTGATTGGAACGATGTAGAG CTTGATATGATATGGGGTGAGGGTGGCGAGAGTGGTGACCACATTGTACCTTATCCTGAGGCAAGCCAAGATTATCATGACAAAAAGGTCTGCAACCAACAAGCTGCTGACATCAAACCTAGTGAGCAGAGGACTGCTGGGGCAACAATTGCTTTGCATGGAAGAAGGCTGGAGAGTGGTTCTGACCTTGACACCAATGCCAATAATGCTTCAGTATTCAGCGCAGACTCCTGGCCTGATTTGTCTTTGTCCAATGCTGCCAAAACTGATCAGGATTCCATGGGTGCTGAAGTATCTAACAACCTAATTG ATGCTGAAATCTTTCAAAATACCCATGAAGATAGAGAGCAAGGTGATTTTGTTGACTATGAATGGGCTAACATCGGAAGCTTTGACGATTTTGATCGAATCTTCAG CAATGATGACCCAATATTTGGCCATTCAAGTATTGGTAATGATGATGCTCTATGGTCTTCTTCGAAGGATGTAGCTAACAGCCCAGTAAAAAATTTCCCAATGTCTGTGGACTCAACAAGTTTGGAGTCGGAAGAACTAAGAAACTCATCTGAGCAATTGGAaagtaaatcaaaatatttgatACATGAGGATGGGTCATTGCCCTTTGGATGCGTGAAATCTGAAGATGCCGCACTGCACGATTTAAAGAATGCACATGCTATGTCGGATCCCATGGAGTATACTGGAAATAAAAGGATGCCCATGGTGAAGAAGCGg ATAGATATGGACATGGTGGAGAAAACCTCTGCAGCAACCTGTTGCCTAGCTGCTGAAAATGTTGTGAACACCAATGAGTTTACAGATAAG GGTTCTAGGCAAACAAAATCGTTGAAATGTCGGAGAAAGTCAGGAAAAAATGAGGGGAAGACATTATCACATTTGTATGGTACCTGGTCTCCCTCGAGAAACCCATCCAGAAAATTCGAGAGCCAATTGGCTCCCTCCATGCTTCACTCTCCTCCCTCTTCGATGCTCGGACAACAGAGGCAGCTTCCAGGGCCTGAGTCATTGCAGTACGGGCATGTTGTCAATCCATTTGTGGCTCCATCAGCATACGGGAATCTCATGAATCATCCTGCCATACCTGTGCATGCTCACATTCAGCCTATGGAACAGAATCACCAACCTTTGCTTTCGGGTTATGATGGTACTCCAGGGTGTGCAAATGCTGTGAGCAAGTCAGTGAACACCCATGTGAAACCTCTGACCATGACACCTcaggaaaaaattgaaaaactaagGAGGCGGCAGCAGATTCAGGCCATGCTTGCCATTCAGAAACAACAGCAACAATTCAGTCATCAAGTCCCTAATACCAATAATTCCATCACTCAAAGATGTCTCCATGAAAGCCAAACTCAGCACTTTGAGGAAGCTGATCTTGAAGTGGAAGATATAAGCACTACTATGGATCCAAACTCACCTGTCGAACAAGATGATTCCAATACAGTCTCTGCAGCGCTTGATGATTATTCGGTGGACAGAATACTTTACAAGCTTCAGGATACCATTTCAAAG CAGTTGGACATGAAATTAAGACTTTGTATACGGGATAGCATGTTCCGGTTGGCTCAAAGTGCAATGCAGAGGCATTATGCTAGCGATACAAGCAGTAATAACAAGAGTAGCAGGGATGAAGATGAAGTTATTGCAGAAGATGCAACCAATAGTACTAACAG GTATTCAGGGTTGCCTGACGTGGAAACAGTGACCAATCCCATAGACCGAACCCTGGCTCATTTGCTCTTTCATAGCCCTCTGGAATCACCAGGAAAACTTCCTGATACACCTGAGTCACCTAAGCTGATTCCATGGGAACAAAAAGTACCAGGCTTAGTAAACTTGTCGATAGGGTGCTTGCCAGAGTGtacaaaaagtaaagaaaactttCCTAACCAAGGAGCTACGAATCCTTGCACATTGTCTGAGCCCCATCAGCTCAAGAACAGCCCTTGCACAAACACTTTAGAGAATGCTTCAAACATTGAGCCTGCAGATGGTGGAACTATGGCGGTTGAAGCCTCTAAATGA
- the LOC122294321 gene encoding protein LNK2-like isoform X5 yields the protein MIWGEGGESGDHIVPYPEASQDYHDKKVCNQQAADIKPSEQRTAGATIALHGRRLESGSDLDTNANNASVFSADSWPDLSLSNAAKTDQDSMGAEVSNNLIGISKYKSSRDAEIFQNTHEDREQGDFVDYEWANIGSFDDFDRIFSNDDPIFGHSSIGNDDALWSSSKDVANSPVKNFPMSVDSTSLESEELRNSSEQLESKSKYLIHEDGSLPFGCVKSEDAALHDLKNAHAMSDPMEYTGNKRMPMVKKRIDMDMVEKTSAATCCLAAENVVNTNEFTDKGSRQTKSLKCRRKSGKNEGKTLSHLYGTWSPSRNPSRKFESQLAPSMLHSPPSSMLGQQRQLPGPESLQYGHVVNPFVAPSAYGNLMNHPAIPVHAHIQPMEQNHQPLLSGYDGTPGCANAVSKSVNTHVKPLTMTPQEKIEKLRRRQQIQAMLAIQKQQQQFSHQVPNTNNSITQRCLHESQTQHFEEADLEVEDISTTMDPNSPVEQDDSNTVSAALDDYSVDRILYKLQDTISKQLDMKLRLCIRDSMFRLAQSAMQRHYASDTSSNNKSSRDEDEVIAEDATNSTNRYSGLPDVETVTNPIDRTLAHLLFHSPLESPGKLPDTPESPKLIPWEQKVPGLVNLSIGCLPECTKSKENFPNQGATNPCTLSEPHQLKNSPCTNTLENASNIEPADGGTMAVEASK from the exons ATGATATGGGGTGAGGGTGGCGAGAGTGGTGACCACATTGTACCTTATCCTGAGGCAAGCCAAGATTATCATGACAAAAAGGTCTGCAACCAACAAGCTGCTGACATCAAACCTAGTGAGCAGAGGACTGCTGGGGCAACAATTGCTTTGCATGGAAGAAGGCTGGAGAGTGGTTCTGACCTTGACACCAATGCCAATAATGCTTCAGTATTCAGCGCAGACTCCTGGCCTGATTTGTCTTTGTCCAATGCTGCCAAAACTGATCAGGATTCCATGGGTGCTGAAGTATCTAACAACCTAATTGGTATAAGCAAATATAAATCATCAAGAG ATGCTGAAATCTTTCAAAATACCCATGAAGATAGAGAGCAAGGTGATTTTGTTGACTATGAATGGGCTAACATCGGAAGCTTTGACGATTTTGATCGAATCTTCAG CAATGATGACCCAATATTTGGCCATTCAAGTATTGGTAATGATGATGCTCTATGGTCTTCTTCGAAGGATGTAGCTAACAGCCCAGTAAAAAATTTCCCAATGTCTGTGGACTCAACAAGTTTGGAGTCGGAAGAACTAAGAAACTCATCTGAGCAATTGGAaagtaaatcaaaatatttgatACATGAGGATGGGTCATTGCCCTTTGGATGCGTGAAATCTGAAGATGCCGCACTGCACGATTTAAAGAATGCACATGCTATGTCGGATCCCATGGAGTATACTGGAAATAAAAGGATGCCCATGGTGAAGAAGCGg ATAGATATGGACATGGTGGAGAAAACCTCTGCAGCAACCTGTTGCCTAGCTGCTGAAAATGTTGTGAACACCAATGAGTTTACAGATAAG GGTTCTAGGCAAACAAAATCGTTGAAATGTCGGAGAAAGTCAGGAAAAAATGAGGGGAAGACATTATCACATTTGTATGGTACCTGGTCTCCCTCGAGAAACCCATCCAGAAAATTCGAGAGCCAATTGGCTCCCTCCATGCTTCACTCTCCTCCCTCTTCGATGCTCGGACAACAGAGGCAGCTTCCAGGGCCTGAGTCATTGCAGTACGGGCATGTTGTCAATCCATTTGTGGCTCCATCAGCATACGGGAATCTCATGAATCATCCTGCCATACCTGTGCATGCTCACATTCAGCCTATGGAACAGAATCACCAACCTTTGCTTTCGGGTTATGATGGTACTCCAGGGTGTGCAAATGCTGTGAGCAAGTCAGTGAACACCCATGTGAAACCTCTGACCATGACACCTcaggaaaaaattgaaaaactaagGAGGCGGCAGCAGATTCAGGCCATGCTTGCCATTCAGAAACAACAGCAACAATTCAGTCATCAAGTCCCTAATACCAATAATTCCATCACTCAAAGATGTCTCCATGAAAGCCAAACTCAGCACTTTGAGGAAGCTGATCTTGAAGTGGAAGATATAAGCACTACTATGGATCCAAACTCACCTGTCGAACAAGATGATTCCAATACAGTCTCTGCAGCGCTTGATGATTATTCGGTGGACAGAATACTTTACAAGCTTCAGGATACCATTTCAAAG CAGTTGGACATGAAATTAAGACTTTGTATACGGGATAGCATGTTCCGGTTGGCTCAAAGTGCAATGCAGAGGCATTATGCTAGCGATACAAGCAGTAATAACAAGAGTAGCAGGGATGAAGATGAAGTTATTGCAGAAGATGCAACCAATAGTACTAACAG GTATTCAGGGTTGCCTGACGTGGAAACAGTGACCAATCCCATAGACCGAACCCTGGCTCATTTGCTCTTTCATAGCCCTCTGGAATCACCAGGAAAACTTCCTGATACACCTGAGTCACCTAAGCTGATTCCATGGGAACAAAAAGTACCAGGCTTAGTAAACTTGTCGATAGGGTGCTTGCCAGAGTGtacaaaaagtaaagaaaactttCCTAACCAAGGAGCTACGAATCCTTGCACATTGTCTGAGCCCCATCAGCTCAAGAACAGCCCTTGCACAAACACTTTAGAGAATGCTTCAAACATTGAGCCTGCAGATGGTGGAACTATGGCGGTTGAAGCCTCTAAATGA